CCGCGTCCCGGCCGGTCTGGCGAAGCAGTTCGACGGCGAGCGCGACCTGTTCCTGCTGGAGCACCCGGGGTTGGGCGCCCGGCGGGCGGTGCCGGAGGGGCTGGACGCGATCGTGCGCACGCATGTCGACTCCGTCCAGGCGTTGTCGGCGACCGGTCAGGTCGTCCTCGTCGGCTACTGCGCGGGCGGTGCGATCGCGCATGCCGTGGCCGGGGAACTCGCCGAGTCCGGCGTCCCGCCGGCCGGGCTGATCCTGCTCGACGCGCACGCGGGTGTGCTGCGCCGCGACGACGAGCGGGCGCTGGCGCTGATGGCGGCCGGTGCGGAGCTGCCGGACGACGTCGTCGCCGAGTTCGACGACTCGCTGCTCATCGCGGGCGGGGGCTACGCGCGCGTACTGGAGAACTGGGCACCGGAGCCCTCACCTGTCCCGACCCTGCTGGTACGGGGCCGGCCGACCCCGCAGATGCTCCGCATCGACCCGAACAGCGACTGGCGGCCCCGCTGGCCGCTCCCCCACGAGGCCGTCGACGTCCCCGGCGACCACTACACCCTCGTCCACCACGACGCCGACACCACGGCCGCGGCGATGCGCGCCTGGCTGACGGCATGAGCGAGCCGAACAGCCACCGCACCAAGGGAGTTGACGCATGACCCAGGAGTACGACCTGATCGTCGTCGGCGGCGGACCGGCCGGCTCGACGGCCGCGACCGCCGTGGCCCTGCGCGGGCACCGGGTCCTGCTGCTGGAGCGCGAGACCTTCCCGCGCTACCAGATCGGCGAGTCGCTGCTGCCCGCCACCGTGCACGGTCTGTGCCGGATCCTCGGCGTCGCCGACGAGGTCCAGCAGGCCGGCTTCACCCTCAAGCGCGGCGGCACCCTGCGCTGGGGCCGTGATCCGGAGCCGTGGCAGTTCTCCTTCGCCATGACACCGCGTGTGCCCGAACCCACCGCGACCGCCTTCCAGGTGGAGCGCTCGCGCTTCGACGAGATCCTGCTGCGGGGCGCCCGGCGGGCCGGTGCCGATGTGCGCGAGGGCAGCACGGTGCGGCGCGTCGTCGCCGACGACGAGCGGGTGCGGGGCGTCGAGTTCACCGACGCGGACGGCAACTCCCGTACGGCGTACGGCAAGTACGTCATCGACGCGTCCGGCAACACCAGCCGGATCCACTCCGGTGTCGGCGGGAGCCGCGTCTACTCCGACTTCTTCCGCAACCTCGCCGTGTTCGGCTACTTCGCGGGCGGGGCCCGGCTGCCCGAGCCGAACAGCGGCAACATCTTCTGCGCCGCGTTCGACGCGGGCTGGCTCTGGTACATCCCGCTGCGCGACGATCTGACGAGCGTCGGCGCGGTGATCTCACCCGAGCACACGGCGGCCGTGCAGCGGGACGCGCGGGGCGCCTGGCGGGACATGATCGAGGCGTGCCCGGAGGTGAGCCGGCTGGTGGCGGGCGTACCGGTCGCGACCGAGGCGCCGTACGACCAGGTGCGGGTGCGCCGGGACTGGTCGTACTGGAAACGGTCCCTCTGGAAGCCGGGCATGGCGCTGG
This DNA window, taken from Streptomyces sp. NBC_00663, encodes the following:
- a CDS encoding tryptophan 7-halogenase; this encodes MTQEYDLIVVGGGPAGSTAATAVALRGHRVLLLERETFPRYQIGESLLPATVHGLCRILGVADEVQQAGFTLKRGGTLRWGRDPEPWQFSFAMTPRVPEPTATAFQVERSRFDEILLRGARRAGADVREGSTVRRVVADDERVRGVEFTDADGNSRTAYGKYVIDASGNTSRIHSGVGGSRVYSDFFRNLAVFGYFAGGARLPEPNSGNIFCAAFDAGWLWYIPLRDDLTSVGAVISPEHTAAVQRDARGAWRDMIEACPEVSRLVAGVPVATEAPYDQVRVRRDWSYWKRSLWKPGMALVGDAACFVDPVLSSGVHLATYGALLAARSVNAALDGSVPEERGFAEFEARYRREYRVFYEFLIAFYDMERNEDSYFWSAKKITNVDLGEAAAFAELAGGLVSRDSAVVRTDWQTSAAQLDGAVAELTVSDGRMNPLLSAPVVGETFRTGNDLQEQALYGGPLDDQGPASPDGLAVTPDGLSWTKA